A genomic segment from Antedon mediterranea chromosome 6, ecAntMedi1.1, whole genome shotgun sequence encodes:
- the LOC140052109 gene encoding zinc finger protein 703-A-like, translated as MKLVSNMLSTTRTQTYMHTEYLQPLDPLPSLDAKKSPLALLAQTCSSIGKPDPPHNAENKSVFEPQNGKSSPEKPTAGMDDKCSSFKPYKQSEKREGDATILKIGFPTPTHRKSTSSPTLSEPKAIRSSSISPTLKPKAVSPIPSRHSTPDKEHSHSGCDASREGLLKTVTTPLSALSTSSHISYKHGHLSPTAAVAPCGCHSQIVGHIPCDPLSAHKHHHEGHVSPASPYAAAYARVKTADGATTLMPICRDPYCTNCQQTPQINSSSCTQCRHDPIGVGLSGAIPVALPFGGALPAYPLPTSISSSATSYLYAPHQGLHASVGDHVCNWVSGATSCGKRFASSEELLQHLRSHTNETTPSSPLAASLSAQLGAYYMQYHPSATPLGLAKPGHASPLSPVRYHPYRGSLAAPIGAIPTLPAGAYYSPYALHDLKTRFATGTPH; from the exons ATGAAGCTAGTTTCGAATATGTTATCTACAACTCGTACCCAAACTTACATGCATACTGAGTATTTACAACCACTTGATCCTCTTCCTTCG cTTGATGCAAAGAAGAGTCCACTCGCATTGTTGGCACAAACTTGCAGTAGCATTGGTAAGCCAGATCCACCACATAATGCTGAAAACAAGTCCGTTTTTGAACCACAAAATGGAAAAAGCTCACCGGAAAAACCTACTGCAGGGATGGATGATAAATGCTCGTCGTTTAAACCGTACAAGCAATCGGAAAAACGTGAAGGAGATGCTACTATTCTAAAAATTGGATTCCCCACACCTACTCATCGAAAAAGTACATCTTCTCCAACCTTAAGCGAACCAAAAGCTATTCGTAGCAGTTCGATTTCACCTACACTTAAACCAAAGGCTGTTTCGCCTATTCCATCAAGGCACTCAACCCCAGATAAAGAACATTCTCACAGCGGTTGTGATGCATCAAGAGAAGGACTATTAAAAACTGTAACAACACCATTATCAGCATTGTCTACATCTAGTCACATTTCTTACAAACATGGGCACCTTTCACCAACCGCTGCTGTAGCACCGTGCGGTTGCCACTCTCAAATTGTTGGACACATTCCGTGCGACCCACTGTCGGCACACAAACATCACCACGAAGGGCATGTTTCACCTGCATCGCCATACGCAGCAGCTTACGCCCGCGTTAAAACAGCTGACGGAGCTACCACACTGATGCCAATCTGTAGAGATCCATATTGTACAAATTGTCAACAAACACCACAAATAAACTCTTCTTCTTGTACCCAGTGTCGTCATGACCCAATCGGTGTTGGACTTAGTGGAGCTATACCTGTAGCCTTACCGTTTGGTGGTGCTTTACCAGCTTATCCATTACCTACAAGTATTTCATCAAGTGCAACATCTTACTTATACGCACCACACCAAGGACTTCACGCTTCTGTGGGTGATCATGTTTGCAATTGGGTATCTGGTGCAACAAGCTGTGGCAAGCGTTTTGCAAGCAGCGAAGAACTTCTACAACATCTTCGTTCACATACAAACGAAACAACGCCGAGTTCACCACTTGCTGCATCGTTGAGCGCACAACTAGGAGCTTATTATATGCAATATCATCCATCTGCAACACCTCTTGGACTTGCTAAACCAGGACATGCTTCACCGTTAAGCCCAGTCCGGTATCACCCTTACAGGGGTTCACTTGCAGCACCAATCGGCGCTATTCCTACGTTGCCAGCCGGTGCTTATTACTCGCCATACGCTCTACATGATTTAAAAACACGATTTGCAACAGGAACACCGCATTAA